A genomic segment from Oncorhynchus clarkii lewisi isolate Uvic-CL-2024 chromosome 12, UVic_Ocla_1.0, whole genome shotgun sequence encodes:
- the LOC139421367 gene encoding calponin-1-like has translation MSKNFKGGPSFGLSAEVKSKLAQKYDPQKEEELRLWIQDVTGKKIADPFMENLKDGVILCELINTLQPGSVRKINTSPQNWHQLENIGNFVRAITVYGMKPYDLFEANDLFENTNYTQVQSTLITLAGIAQSKGFHSKHDMGVKYATAHQRRFAPDMLKEGRNVIGLQMGTNKLASQKGMTSYGTRRHLYDPRGGMENPLDQSTISLQMGTNKGANQSGMTAPGTRRHIYDKSLGLEECDTSTVSLQMGTNKMASQQGMTTYGLPRQVYDNKYCSNPDEFINNGERAEFDGTVYYD, from the exons TTGGCCCAGAAGTATGACCCCcagaaggaggaggagctgaGGCTGTGGATCCAGGACGTAACAGGCAAGAAGATCGCTGATCCTTTCATGGAGAACCTAAAGGATGGGGTCATCTTGTGCGA ACTTATCAACACACTTCAGCCAGGATCTGTGAGAAAGATTAACACTTCCCCTCAAAACTGGCATCAG CTGGAAAACATTGGCAATTTTGTCCGAGCCATCACAGTTTATGGTATGAAGCCATACGATTTGTTTGAGGCCAACGACCTGTTTGAGAATACCAACTACACCCAGGTCCAGAGCACGCTCATCACCCTGGCTGGAATT GCCCAGTCCAAAGGTTTCCACTCCAAGCATGACATGGGAGTGAAGTATGCAACAGCACACCAGCGCCGTTTCGCCCCAGACATGCTGAAGGAAGGGCGCAATGTCATCGGCCTGCAG ATGGGTACCAACAAACTTGCCAGCCAGAAGGGCATGACATCTTATGGCACGCGGCGTCACCTGTATGACCCGAGGGGGGGAATGGAGAACCCTCTGGACCAGTCCACCATCAGCCTCCAGATGGGCACCAATAAGGGTGCCAACCAG TCTGGCATGACGGCCCCTGGCACCAGGAGACACATCTATGACAAGAGTCTGGGCTTGGAGGAATGCGACACCTCCACCGTCTCACTGCAGATGGGCACCAACAAGATGGCGTCCCAACAGGGCATGACCACATACGGCCTCCCTCGGCAGGTCTACGACAACAAGTACTGCTCCAACCCTGATGAATTCATCAACAACGGGGAGAGGGCTGAGTTTGACGGTACTGTGTACTATGACTAA